The following coding sequences are from one Candidatus Borkfalkia ceftriaxoniphila window:
- a CDS encoding cupin domain-containing protein encodes MDRENLSVFPVGEKNEAYAEYFIGQSYLNMLSTEQVAIGNVTFEPRCRNNWHIHRADKGGGQILLVTAGKGWYQEYGRQPRALKAGDVVNIPANVKHWHGAAKDSYFQHLAIEVPSENGRTEWYEPVSDEEYDKISGDVK; translated from the coding sequence CCCGTAGGCGAAAAGAATGAAGCCTATGCTGAATATTTTATCGGCCAAAGTTATCTCAATATGCTCTCAACGGAACAAGTCGCAATCGGAAACGTAACCTTTGAACCCCGTTGCAGAAACAATTGGCACATTCACCGCGCAGATAAGGGCGGCGGTCAGATTTTGCTCGTTACGGCAGGAAAAGGCTGGTATCAGGAATACGGACGGCAGCCCCGTGCGTTAAAAGCGGGTGACGTCGTCAATATTCCCGCAAACGTAAAACATTGGCACGGCGCGGCGAAGGACAGTTATTTTCAGCATCTGGCAATCGAAGTTCCTTCGGAAAACGGACGTACGGAATGGTACGAACCCGTATCCGACGAGGAATACGATAAGATCTCGGGGGATGTAAAATGA
- a CDS encoding helix-turn-helix domain-containing protein, with protein MTFGESLQKQRIAKGLSMRELALRAGFTAQYLSDIEYGKRAAPEKDVLDNLINALDLTVDEERLLYDLAAEERNSLAQDIPNYIKGNDIIIRALRTAKDVNAGVEEWQNFIDAMKERNKRD; from the coding sequence ATGACGTTCGGCGAAAGTTTACAGAAACAGAGAATCGCCAAAGGGCTCAGTATGCGCGAACTTGCTTTAAGAGCAGGGTTCACCGCGCAGTATCTGAGCGATATTGAATACGGTAAAAGGGCGGCACCGGAAAAAGATGTTTTGGATAACCTCATCAATGCGTTGGATTTGACCGTAGATGAGGAACGGCTTCTCTATGATCTTGCTGCAGAGGAACGCAACAGCCTGGCGCAGGATATTCCGAATTATATTAAGGGAAACGATATTATTATCCGGGCGTTAAGAACGGCAAAAGATGTAAACGCCGGCGTGGAAGAGTGGCAAAATTTTATTGATGCAATGAAAGAAAGGAATAAGAGGGACTGA